A single window of Montipora capricornis isolate CH-2021 chromosome 14, ASM3666992v2, whole genome shotgun sequence DNA harbors:
- the LOC138033328 gene encoding melanocyte-stimulating hormone receptor-like — translation MADQFCLNELNIIQNVFELQKRMLSSLSVLHFVFSPVAIFGNVLVIRALWNAASLPTNMKKLFLSLALSDLAVGLFAQLMYAVLLTLTVDGGFHMDLLCPSALTACYFLFFFFASTSLLNLTAIAVDRLLAVSLHLRYAEMVTSKRVIIALVAIWLTGCISASVFIGFYNPTYIGVPEVIFSIGFLLTTVAYFRVHKVARYHRNLIQNQFEQQNVQAINLLREKKSAWNSIYFYVLFLACYLPFFCSEILPAVGIPQKYYAPVQHVCLFFVALNSSLNPVLYCWRYQEIRGIMKITLKRILRIDST, via the coding sequence ATGGCCGACCAGTTTTGTCTGAACGAGTTGAACATAATACAAAACGTTTTCGAACTTCAAAAAAGGATGTTATCTTCATTAAGTGTTCTTCACTTTGTGTTTTCACCTGTTGCAATATTTGGAAACGTCCTGGTTATTCGCGCTCTGTGGAACGCCGCATCTCTGCCCACTAATATGAAGAAGTTGTTTTTAAGTCTTGCTCTCTCTGATCTCGCCGTTGGATTGTTCGCCCAGTTAATGTACGCAGTGTTGTTGACGTTGACAGTGGATGGAGGCTTCCACATGGACCTGTTATGTCCATCCGCCTTAACGGCAtgttattttttgttcttttttttcgcGTCCACCTCTCTACTGAATTTAACCGCTATTGCCGTTGACAGGCTCCTCGCTGTTTCACTTCATCTAAGATATGCAGAGATGGTAACTTCAAAACGAGTTATTATAGCCTTAGTAGCAATATGGCTGACAGGTTGCATCTCTGCCTCCGTTTTTATCGGGTTTTACAACCCCACCTACATCGGAGTACCCGAAGTTATTTTTTCCATTGGTTTTCTGTTGACAACAGTTGCATACTTTCGTGTCCACAAAGTGGCAAGATATCATCGGAATCTCATTCAAAATCAATTTGAACAGCAAAACGTGCAAGCGATAAATCTACTTCGTGAGAAAAAGTCCGCTTGGAACAGCATCTACTTTTATGTCCTTTTTCTCGCTTGTTATCTCCCTTTCTTTTGCTCGGAAATATTGCCAGCCGTTGGCATCCCGCAAAAATATTATGCTCCCGTTCAGCATGTCTGTCTCTTCTTCGTTGCCTTGAACTCGTCATTAAATCCTGTTCTTTACTGCTGGCGATATCAAGAAATTCGTGGGATTATGAAAATCACACTGAAAAGAATATTGCGTATTGACAGTACTTGA